One Deinococcus reticulitermitis genomic region harbors:
- a CDS encoding MFS transporter, which produces MTPAARLPLLQRLPLQPGAARPVLAGILLLACAEFVRSGLYGSYLPQATETLLGLPRRDAVVFATTAFTVHFLADTVLRGPAGAALLRFGLRPVVLAGAALSLAALALLSGTHTGWVLLVAAALHGAGFSPLWPALMSLTADSTRATHQGRVLTAVTMSVMPFVGVGFLVLGKFADVGAPRMLVFGLMLTLLGASLALALLLPARLRTPPPTPGGRGGVRVAAQALAPLVPAAFLQTLTMTLLGPLLFTLYRDLGLSYWGMVALLGLGGAVAFGSMPLTGKVADGGRARLALSLGFLLLSLGLGGIALLPPLWALFLCAALAGLGYAFIAPGWAALVVQRLPEAQRPAAWGTLMTVENVGTSLGPILGAFAYRTLGPPGPFLTGAVLALLATLGYVAFRRLFEPVVGAGWGEIPSDLGPNDPGPRDTLPSEAGQRGP; this is translated from the coding sequence TTGACGCCCGCCGCCCGTTTGCCCCTGCTTCAGCGCCTGCCGCTGCAGCCCGGCGCGGCGCGCCCGGTGCTTGCCGGCATCCTGCTGCTCGCCTGCGCCGAGTTCGTCCGCAGCGGCCTGTACGGGTCGTATCTGCCGCAGGCCACCGAGACGCTGCTCGGCCTGCCGAGGCGCGACGCGGTGGTGTTCGCCACCACGGCGTTCACGGTGCATTTCCTGGCGGACACCGTGCTGCGCGGCCCGGCGGGGGCGGCCCTGCTGCGCTTCGGCCTGCGCCCGGTGGTGCTCGCGGGCGCGGCGCTGAGCCTCGCGGCGCTCGCCCTGCTGTCGGGTACGCACACCGGCTGGGTGCTGCTCGTGGCGGCGGCGCTGCACGGCGCGGGGTTCAGTCCGCTGTGGCCGGCGCTGATGAGCCTGACCGCCGACTCGACCCGCGCAACCCACCAGGGCCGGGTGCTGACCGCCGTCACGATGAGCGTGATGCCGTTTGTTGGCGTGGGCTTCCTGGTGCTCGGCAAGTTCGCCGACGTGGGCGCGCCCCGCATGCTGGTCTTCGGCCTGATGCTGACGCTGCTGGGGGCGTCGCTCGCGCTCGCGCTGCTGCTTCCGGCGCGGCTGCGGACCCCGCCCCCCACGCCGGGAGGACGCGGTGGGGTGCGGGTGGCCGCGCAGGCGCTCGCCCCGCTGGTGCCTGCGGCCTTCTTGCAGACGCTGACCATGACGCTGCTCGGGCCGCTGCTCTTCACGCTCTACCGGGATCTGGGGCTCAGCTACTGGGGCATGGTCGCGTTGCTCGGCCTGGGAGGCGCGGTGGCCTTTGGCAGCATGCCGCTGACCGGCAAGGTCGCCGACGGAGGCCGGGCGCGGCTCGCCCTGAGCCTCGGCTTCCTGCTGCTGTCTCTCGGACTCGGCGGAATCGCGCTGCTGCCGCCGCTGTGGGCGCTGTTTCTCTGCGCCGCGCTCGCCGGCCTCGGCTACGCCTTCATCGCGCCGGGGTGGGCCGCGCTCGTCGTGCAGCGCCTCCCCGAAGCGCAGCGCCCCGCCGCCTGGGGCACCCTGATGACGGTCGAGAATGTCGGCACCTCGCTCGGGCCGATTCTCGGGGCCTTCGCCTACCGCACCCTCGGCCCCCCCGGTCCCTTCCTGACCGGCGCGGTGCTTGCGCTGCTCGCCACGCTCGGCTACGTCGCCTTCCGCCGGCTGTTCGAGCCGGTGGTGGGCGCAGGCTGGGGGGAGATCCCCAGTGACCTCGGGCCCAATGACCCCGGGCCCAGAGACACCCTCCCCAGCGAAGCGGGGCAGCGTGGGCCCTAA
- a CDS encoding glycosyltransferase encodes MPEFSVVVPARNEAKFLPGTLRALERQTKAPAEVIVVDNGSRDQTAEIARAWGATVLHCPERGVAPSRQLGLCAARTPWVASTDADSHPVPEWLECLSAAAPGHVALYGPMRFWGVAPLWTQLSGLTYSAFLHVCAALNRPNLGGGNMAYLREAALLAGGYPPVEAHEDVMLGQALTRLGQVAYVRGALVETSARRLEQGLIPFTVQHVRNITGHTRGYFGDDRLPPGE; translated from the coding sequence GTGCCTGAGTTTTCGGTCGTCGTTCCTGCCCGCAATGAGGCGAAGTTCCTGCCCGGCACCCTGCGGGCGCTGGAGCGGCAGACCAAAGCCCCCGCCGAGGTGATCGTGGTGGACAACGGCAGCCGTGACCAGACGGCCGAGATCGCGCGGGCCTGGGGCGCCACCGTTCTCCACTGCCCCGAGCGCGGCGTGGCGCCCTCGCGTCAGCTCGGGCTGTGCGCCGCCCGCACCCCCTGGGTGGCGAGCACCGACGCCGACTCGCACCCGGTGCCCGAGTGGCTCGAATGCCTGAGCGCGGCGGCCCCCGGACACGTCGCCCTCTACGGGCCGATGCGCTTCTGGGGGGTCGCCCCGCTCTGGACGCAGCTCTCGGGGCTGACCTACAGCGCTTTTCTGCATGTCTGCGCGGCGCTGAACCGGCCCAACCTCGGCGGCGGCAACATGGCGTATCTGCGTGAGGCCGCGCTGCTGGCGGGCGGCTACCCCCCGGTCGAAGCACACGAGGACGTGATGCTCGGGCAGGCGCTCACCCGGCTGGGGCAGGTCGCCTACGTGCGCGGCGCGCTGGTCGAGACGAGTGCCCGGCGGCTCGAACAGGGACTGATTCCCTTCACCGTGCAGCATGTGCGTAACATCACTGGTCATACGCGAGGCTATTTCGGAGACGACCGCCTGCCCCCGGGGGAGTAG
- a CDS encoding glycosyltransferase family 4 protein has protein sequence MKPLRIGLFTDTFLPDQNGIVTSVCLLSEELRARGHHVEVVAPEFPEYFERRPDVRRISSLRYPWLPTYRLAWPTRRSFEVKYDLVHTHTPLTLGLAGARLARKWRVPHVATYHTHIEAYTHYVPGLTALNRATHLMPRVIHRLYGEADAVITPTAGMLDVLQAAGIGGAAVIPTSIDPRVLGAAPAILSPWPEGRRRLLTVGRLAREKRFDLVLGALAELPDAHLVVLGEGPEREALEAQAARLEVADRLTFVGVRPWTEIGAYYRLAELFLFASDTETQGLVLQEAQLMGVPVVAVGARGTLSGVQSGYSGFLVPPGDVAGLVTHARTLLDNRALWTRFSAQAREFGGRTTPGGVAEQVLEVYARVLGLPPGNRRPDFPVPTPPGAGGRLRNSLAYDQ, from the coding sequence ATGAAGCCGCTGCGGATCGGTCTATTTACCGACACGTTTCTGCCGGACCAAAACGGCATCGTCACGAGCGTGTGCCTGCTGAGCGAGGAGCTGCGCGCGCGCGGTCACCACGTCGAGGTGGTGGCGCCTGAGTTTCCCGAGTACTTCGAGCGCCGGCCCGACGTGCGCCGCATCTCCAGCCTGCGTTATCCCTGGCTGCCGACCTACCGCCTCGCGTGGCCCACCCGGCGCTCGTTCGAGGTCAAGTACGATCTCGTGCATACCCATACGCCGCTCACGCTGGGGCTGGCGGGCGCGCGGCTGGCGCGCAAGTGGCGGGTGCCGCACGTGGCGACCTACCACACCCACATCGAGGCCTACACCCATTACGTGCCGGGGCTCACGGCCTTAAACCGCGCCACCCACCTGATGCCGCGCGTGATCCACCGACTCTACGGCGAGGCCGACGCGGTCATCACGCCAACCGCGGGGATGCTCGACGTGCTTCAGGCGGCTGGAATCGGGGGCGCGGCCGTGATTCCCACGAGCATTGACCCCCGGGTGCTCGGGGCGGCGCCCGCCATCCTGAGCCCCTGGCCGGAAGGCCGGCGGCGGCTTCTCACGGTGGGCCGCCTCGCCCGCGAGAAGCGCTTTGACCTCGTGCTGGGTGCTCTCGCCGAGCTTCCTGACGCCCACCTCGTGGTGCTGGGTGAGGGCCCCGAGCGCGAGGCGCTGGAAGCGCAGGCGGCGAGACTGGAGGTCGCGGACCGCCTTACCTTCGTCGGAGTGCGGCCCTGGACCGAGATCGGGGCGTACTACCGCCTCGCCGAGCTGTTCCTGTTCGCCTCCGACACCGAGACGCAGGGGTTGGTGCTGCAAGAAGCGCAGCTGATGGGCGTGCCGGTCGTCGCGGTGGGCGCGCGCGGCACACTGAGCGGGGTGCAGAGCGGCTACAGCGGCTTTCTGGTGCCGCCCGGCGACGTGGCGGGGCTGGTCACGCACGCACGGACGCTGCTCGATAACCGCGCGCTCTGGACGCGCTTTTCGGCGCAGGCGCGTGAATTCGGCGGGCGCACCACGCCGGGCGGGGTGGCTGAGCAGGTGCTCGAGGTGTATGCCCGGGTGCTAGGGCTGCCCCCGGGCAACCGGCGCCCTGATTTTCCGGTGCCTACTCCCCCGGGGGCAGGCGGTCGTCTCCGAAATAGCCTCGCGTATGACCAGTGA
- a CDS encoding YkoP family protein, with protein MPLSPWPALLRAGAFGGLHGGHPGRPAVGVGVAVNTPQELRLGLEALEGSRTRVTLLVPPGLAGLAPDGLRRARQAGHEFAGRGDVRGLPLLEAVSAQPITLWERPAHPGWAELRRLAWLGLRPMPEPLARPEPGGTLRLRPEELRAELPRLRRLGYAPVPVGELPELRPARGRDLFGHLYTRLVEDRFTREHGVIDLTERADALLRVAALDHAPPPLPLPPGTPTAELHVHSARLVGLAGRGALTAYRAYLRSLRDVAAALRERPELAEAEAVFAVTLFHGPLEQAGFHMMALPPLRARWYGLGFRLLRAAYGTTRTPSEGTPRLAWLSREEYLAKFG; from the coding sequence ATGCCTCTTTCTCCCTGGCCCGCCCTGCTGCGTGCGGGGGCCTTTGGAGGGCTGCACGGGGGCCATCCGGGGCGACCAGCGGTCGGTGTGGGCGTGGCGGTGAACACGCCGCAAGAGCTGCGTCTGGGGCTGGAGGCGCTGGAGGGCAGCCGCACGCGCGTCACCCTGCTGGTGCCGCCCGGGCTGGCCGGGCTGGCCCCGGACGGGCTGCGGCGGGCGCGGCAGGCGGGACACGAATTCGCCGGACGCGGCGACGTGCGCGGCCTTCCTCTGCTGGAGGCAGTGAGCGCCCAGCCGATCACCCTCTGGGAGCGCCCCGCGCACCCGGGCTGGGCCGAGCTGCGCCGTCTCGCCTGGCTGGGCCTGCGCCCGATGCCCGAGCCGCTGGCCCGACCTGAACCCGGCGGAACCCTGCGCCTGCGCCCGGAGGAGCTGCGCGCCGAGTTGCCCCGGCTGCGGCGGCTGGGCTACGCGCCAGTGCCGGTCGGGGAGTTGCCCGAGTTGCGCCCGGCGCGGGGGCGAGACCTCTTCGGGCACCTCTACACCCGGCTCGTCGAGGACCGCTTCACGCGGGAGCACGGCGTGATCGACCTGACCGAGCGGGCCGACGCGCTGCTGCGGGTGGCGGCCCTGGACCACGCGCCGCCGCCCCTGCCGCTGCCCCCCGGCACGCCCACCGCCGAGCTGCACGTGCACTCGGCGCGGCTCGTCGGGCTGGCCGGGCGCGGGGCGCTGACCGCCTACCGCGCCTACCTCCGCAGCCTGCGCGACGTGGCCGCCGCGCTGCGGGAGCGGCCCGAACTCGCCGAGGCCGAGGCGGTCTTCGCGGTCACGCTGTTTCACGGTCCGCTGGAACAGGCGGGCTTTCATATGATGGCGCTCCCGCCGCTGCGCGCGCGCTGGTACGGCCTGGGCTTCCGGCTGCTGCGCGCCGCCTACGGCACCACCCGCACCCCGAGCGAGGGCACGCCGAGGCTCGCGTGGCTGAGCCGCGAGGAGTACTTGGCGAAGTTCGGCTGA
- a CDS encoding DUF1517 domain-containing protein, which yields MLRWRIRWWLLALLLASPPLLGVWVLGRGGVPLWPGNFGEVASALLLFTPLFLPPSPLFFVWVALCFWALFANDRAPAVVAEVQLLLHPDGDPRPLLRERWVRDVEAVSGDLQDLGPVARGEAQRHLREVCVLLLARERWWTYGASRVQHTTRRRARHLFRRWRAQSQAREGQPGPGDAGPKDVGPGYVGVTLLVLADGQLDDPPGDLHKLRAWLSGLTNIWDVMVGGVMVDWTPQDLRALHSDDEAWLLYPGVTKL from the coding sequence GTGTTGCGTTGGCGAATCCGCTGGTGGTTGCTCGCCCTGCTGCTCGCGTCGCCGCCGCTGCTCGGGGTGTGGGTGCTGGGGCGCGGCGGCGTCCCGCTCTGGCCGGGAAACTTTGGCGAGGTGGCGAGCGCCCTGCTGCTTTTTACGCCGCTCTTTTTGCCGCCCAGTCCGCTTTTTTTCGTCTGGGTGGCGCTGTGCTTCTGGGCGCTGTTCGCCAACGACCGCGCGCCGGCGGTGGTGGCGGAGGTGCAACTGCTGCTGCACCCGGACGGCGACCCCAGGCCGCTGCTGCGTGAACGCTGGGTGCGCGACGTGGAGGCGGTCAGCGGCGACCTCCAGGACCTCGGGCCGGTGGCGCGCGGGGAAGCGCAGCGACACCTGCGCGAAGTCTGCGTGCTGCTGCTCGCCCGCGAGCGCTGGTGGACCTACGGCGCGTCGCGCGTCCAGCACACCACCCGCCGCCGCGCCCGGCACCTCTTCCGGCGCTGGCGGGCGCAGTCACAGGCGCGCGAGGGCCAGCCGGGGCCAGGAGACGCCGGGCCGAAGGATGTCGGGCCGGGATATGTGGGGGTCACGCTGCTCGTGCTCGCCGATGGGCAACTCGACGACCCGCCGGGGGACCTCCACAAGCTGCGGGCGTGGCTGAGCGGCCTCACCAACATCTGGGACGTGATGGTGGGCGGCGTCATGGTGGACTGGACCCCACAGGACCTCCGGGCGCTGCACTCCGACGACGAGGCATGGCTGCTCTATCCGGGGGTCACGAAGCTTTGA
- a CDS encoding GAF domain-containing protein produces MAPLPPALAAATTVPVFGAALAGYACEETRAHGARVWVASGGALAEVACEGRGLALSDGTLASQALAGGTLAVEGMLTALPFGCGVLELVGADPDGVEKLLALTPLLALAVEGVQAREARRGTGRVAETVESLMRRLGGSLDLAVVLGGTAQTAALALGFGRAFVALFSEFDAEGARTGEVFTYGFDTEFAGSIGVGPVTFETLVRRGEAIRFERGRDEGSPLAHGLAELAPEAAVIAPLSARGRPLGLLYVDTRTPGAAASEDDARLVLALAEQASLAIDNARLYAIETRKREAAEAMREAGAALAGSLHLPETLSGALEHAARLFQADAAGVYELQPGGRVLKITSALGLSSEYVLRSRAKVGAGVTGRAAAERAAAYAHDLPREGPPAGSRYTRQLLAAGTYPYRGVLALPLLTRAGVFGVLTLYWAAPLPLDEDDFALARLFAAQASLAIENARLYEEELRREREAAVLLGVGRLLGEDQSDRALAEAARLATLALNAGRGLIALLGPDGEVSRSATYNLHPPSPEDLGHLRAQLGRGPRPLTRRVCLPLAGSALIVPLIGGPGGGEVLGFLYADDPGTEPPSDRVLGLARAVADQMALTLTRERLLSALEREEARYRQLAEGAHDLILSADAGGGVTYANPAARRLLEPLTGPLVGRALLSLPTPATRGALAAAWDAAFTRASGGRAEIQVGDFRLEGRLSAVGAEGGEEERGALLIARDLSELQTLAEEIQRRGQALEAATSRQTELRTYLTLFTQAQEEERRRISRELHDDTAQVLIATSRRVARLARSLEGTGRERAQDILTDLDAAIESVRRFARNLRPSVLDDLGLLPALEWLATQATTPARLEVSGQERRLPPAVELTVFRLVQEALNNVDKHARAQSAAVRITFLPGGVRVAVKDDGQGFSPEQAEARAQAGHLGLLGLRERVALAGGELGVDSAPGQGTTLTFELPA; encoded by the coding sequence ATGGCTCCGCTGCCTCCTGCCCTCGCTGCCGCCACTACCGTGCCGGTCTTCGGGGCGGCGCTCGCCGGCTACGCCTGCGAAGAAACGCGGGCGCACGGCGCGCGGGTGTGGGTGGCCTCGGGCGGAGCGCTCGCGGAGGTGGCGTGTGAGGGGCGCGGCCTGGCGCTCAGTGACGGCACGCTCGCGTCGCAGGCCCTCGCCGGGGGCACGCTCGCCGTAGAAGGGATGCTCACGGCACTTCCCTTCGGCTGCGGGGTTCTGGAGCTCGTGGGGGCCGACCCGGATGGGGTGGAGAAGCTGCTCGCGCTGACGCCGCTGCTCGCGCTCGCCGTCGAGGGCGTGCAGGCGCGTGAAGCCCGCCGGGGCACGGGGCGCGTCGCCGAGACGGTCGAGAGCCTGATGCGCCGGCTCGGCGGGAGCCTCGACCTCGCGGTGGTGCTCGGCGGTACGGCCCAGACGGCGGCGCTCGCGCTCGGCTTCGGGCGGGCGTTCGTGGCGCTGTTCAGCGAATTTGACGCGGAAGGTGCGCGGACCGGCGAGGTGTTCACCTACGGCTTCGACACCGAGTTCGCCGGCAGCATCGGGGTGGGGCCGGTGACCTTCGAGACGCTCGTGCGCCGGGGCGAGGCGATCCGCTTCGAGCGAGGGCGCGACGAGGGCAGTCCGCTCGCGCATGGGCTCGCCGAACTTGCCCCGGAAGCCGCCGTGATCGCGCCGCTCTCGGCGCGCGGACGCCCGCTCGGGCTGCTGTACGTCGATACCCGCACGCCCGGCGCGGCGGCGAGCGAGGACGACGCCCGGCTGGTGCTCGCCCTCGCCGAGCAGGCCAGCCTCGCGATCGACAACGCCCGGCTCTACGCCATCGAGACCCGCAAGCGCGAGGCCGCCGAGGCGATGCGCGAGGCGGGCGCGGCCTTGGCGGGCAGCCTGCACCTCCCCGAGACGCTCTCGGGAGCGCTCGAGCACGCCGCGCGGCTCTTTCAGGCCGACGCGGCGGGCGTCTACGAGCTGCAACCCGGCGGGCGGGTGCTGAAGATCACCTCCGCGCTCGGGCTGAGCAGCGAGTACGTGCTGCGCTCGCGGGCCAAGGTGGGTGCGGGCGTCACCGGCCGGGCGGCGGCGGAGCGCGCGGCGGCTTACGCCCACGACCTCCCGCGCGAAGGCCCGCCAGCGGGCAGCCGCTACACCCGCCAACTGCTCGCCGCCGGAACGTACCCGTACCGGGGGGTGCTCGCGCTGCCGCTGCTGACCCGCGCGGGGGTGTTCGGGGTGCTCACGCTGTACTGGGCGGCGCCGCTGCCGCTCGACGAGGACGACTTCGCGCTCGCCCGGCTGTTCGCGGCGCAGGCGAGCCTCGCCATCGAGAACGCGCGGCTGTATGAAGAAGAACTCCGGCGCGAGCGCGAGGCCGCCGTGCTGCTCGGGGTGGGGCGGCTGCTCGGCGAGGACCAGAGCGACCGGGCGCTCGCCGAGGCCGCGCGGCTCGCCACGCTCGCCCTGAATGCCGGACGCGGCCTGATCGCGCTGCTCGGCCCGGACGGGGAGGTCAGCCGCAGCGCGACCTACAACCTGCACCCGCCTTCCCCGGAAGACCTCGGACACCTGCGCGCGCAGCTCGGGCGCGGCCCGAGGCCGCTCACGCGCCGGGTGTGCCTGCCGCTCGCGGGCAGCGCCCTGATCGTGCCCTTGATCGGCGGGCCGGGCGGAGGAGAGGTGCTCGGCTTTCTCTACGCCGACGACCCCGGCACCGAGCCGCCGAGCGACCGCGTGCTCGGGCTCGCGCGCGCGGTGGCCGACCAGATGGCGCTCACCCTGACCCGTGAGCGCCTGCTCTCGGCCCTGGAACGCGAGGAGGCGCGCTACCGCCAGCTCGCCGAGGGCGCCCACGACCTGATCCTGAGCGCCGACGCGGGTGGCGGGGTCACCTACGCCAACCCCGCCGCCCGGCGCCTCCTCGAACCGCTCACCGGGCCGCTCGTGGGGCGCGCGCTGCTCTCGCTGCCCACCCCCGCGACCCGGGGCGCCCTCGCCGCCGCCTGGGACGCCGCCTTTACCCGCGCCTCGGGCGGGCGGGCCGAGATCCAGGTGGGAGATTTCCGGCTCGAAGGGCGCCTGAGCGCGGTGGGCGCGGAGGGGGGCGAGGAGGAACGGGGCGCCCTCTTGATCGCCCGCGACCTCTCGGAACTCCAGACGCTCGCCGAGGAGATCCAGCGCCGGGGCCAGGCCCTCGAAGCCGCGACGAGCCGCCAGACCGAGCTCAGGACCTACCTCACCCTCTTCACCCAGGCGCAGGAGGAAGAAAGGCGACGCATCAGCCGCGAGCTGCACGACGACACCGCGCAGGTGTTGATCGCCACCTCCCGCCGGGTGGCCCGGCTCGCCCGCAGCCTGGAGGGAACCGGGCGCGAGCGGGCACAGGACATCCTGACTGACCTCGACGCCGCCATCGAGAGCGTGCGGCGCTTCGCGCGCAACCTGCGCCCCAGCGTCCTCGACGACCTCGGGCTGCTGCCGGCGCTCGAGTGGCTCGCCACCCAGGCCACGACCCCCGCCCGGCTGGAGGTGAGCGGCCAGGAACGCCGGCTGCCCCCCGCCGTCGAACTCACCGTGTTTCGCCTCGTGCAGGAAGCCCTGAACAACGTGGACAAGCACGCGCGGGCCCAGAGCGCCGCCGTCCGCATCACCTTTCTGCCGGGCGGGGTGCGGGTGGCGGTCAAGGACGACGGCCAGGGCTTTTCCCCCGAGCAGGCTGAGGCCCGCGCGCAGGCCGGGCACCTCGGGCTGCTCGGGCTGCGTGAGCGGGTGGCGCTCGCGGGCGGCGAGCTGGGTGTGGACAGCGCTCCCGGCCAGGGGACCACTCTGACGTTCGAGTTGCCGGCCTGA